The sequence below is a genomic window from Spiroplasma gladiatoris.
GGAGCAGTTGGTAGCTCGTCGGGCTCATAACCCGAAGGTCGTAGGTTCAAGTCCTGCCCCCGCAACCATTTTGGCCCCATAGCGAAGTTGGTTATCGCGCCTCCCTGTCACGGAGGAGACCACGGGTTCGAGTCCCGTTGGGGTCGCCATTTTTATTGGTTTTGTAGCTCAGTTGGTAGAGCAGTTGACTGAAGCTCAACGTGTCGGCGGTTCAATTCCGTCCAAAACCACCATCAATTTTAAAAAATAATAAATGTCGTAAAGGCATTTTTTTTATTATTTATTTAAATTTATAAAAACTTTTTTATTTTTTTAACACTATAAATAAACACTTTTTTTAACATTTTTTTATTAATAAAAATTTATAAACTTGTAATTAAAACCATCTAATATAAAATAATTAAAATAGTATTTTTAGTTAGGAGTATATATGAAAAGATTATTATCTATAATGGGTGGAGTTGGATTAATATTTTTTACATCAAGTAATGCAATATCATGTGGATTTAAAATAAGTAACAATAATTCTTCTAAAAATACAGATAATAACAAAAGTGATGATGGTTTTGATTATGGAGAAGTCAAACCAGGTGTTCCCAGTTCAGAAGATGATAATTTGGATCCAGGTAGTGGTGGAATCAAAGATGAAGATGATGAAACCAAAACTAGTAAAGAAAAATTTATTTTAAATAAAAACAAAGGTAATATCTATGTTGATACTTTCTCTTTAGAACAAATTGCATTAATTGATAATTATGCAAAAATTCAAAATTACCCAAATAGTATTCCAAAAAAAGTAATTTTTGATAATGAAGAAGATAAAGAAAAAGTAACAATTAAAATTGAAAAAGACATTATTAAAGCAAAAGTTCGTAAAGAACTTGATACAAAAACAATTTTACCTATTAAATTTAGTTTAAGCTGTGTTGATGGAAGTAAAGCTAGTTTTACTTTAAACGTACAAGCAAAGCAAGTTGATTTAAATGAATTACAAAATAAAACAAAAGTTAATTTTTTTGTTGGAGAATATGATGAATATAATCAACCTAAAAACATTGGTTATGATAGTAATTATTTTGGGGATATTAATAATTTTGATTATAAAAAATTTTTAAATAAATACATTGAATTTAATGGTATTAGTATCTTAGATGAAGATGTAATAACTCAAATTGTAGAAAACGAAACTTATAATAAAGGTAAAAATTTAGAAATTGTTATTGCAGCAAAACCAAATCAAGAAGTGCAAAGATTAAAACCAAACTCTGCTTTAAAATTATCAATTAATTCTAATGTTGATCCAATTGATTACTTTGCTAAAGATGAAATTGAAGTTAATGTTTTTAGAGGGACTTATGAAGAAATTTCTAAAAAAGGTATAAAAACCGGAGATGAACAAGGCATAAAAGCACTAATTTTTGAACAATTAATGAGTGGCAATACTCCTTATAAATTTTTACATAAATTAAGTTCTGATAAATATGCAAAAATGACTACAAGACTTTTATCTTCTGCTAAACTAGAAAAAACAGAAAATACAAAAGGAAAAATTATACTAGACATGTCTCAATTTGATAATGTTTTTAAAGGTAACTTAACAATAAATTACAAACTTATTGAAGAAACTAGAATAAGTTTATTTGAAGAAGTATATGATAGTAAAAACAAAAAATATAAAAAATATGACATTGATGAAGCTATATTGAAAAATCCAGATGAAGCAAAAATTAAAGAAGCTAAAAAACAAATTTATAATAAATTTAGCTCCAATTTTAGAGAAAGAGTCTCTTTAGAAGAATTTACTGAATTTACTAGATTTAGTAAACAAAAAAAAGAAACAGGATTTGAAAAGATATTTAAAAAACAGTTTAGTGAATATTGAGCGGGATATGGAAAATTTAATGGTGATCAAGAATACAAATTAGAAGTCCTACCTGGTTCAAAGGTTTTATATGGACATTATGCTAAAACATTTTGAAATTACATTAACACATATGACACAAAAAACGATAAAGGTAAATGAGAGGTTGTTGTAAAAGATCAAATCTCTGGTCTAGTGAATCAAGACAAATGGGTTAAACAAGGTGGTGGAAC
It includes:
- a CDS encoding lipoprotein, with protein sequence MKRLLSIMGGVGLIFFTSSNAISCGFKISNNNSSKNTDNNKSDDGFDYGEVKPGVPSSEDDNLDPGSGGIKDEDDETKTSKEKFILNKNKGNIYVDTFSLEQIALIDNYAKIQNYPNSIPKKVIFDNEEDKEKVTIKIEKDIIKAKVRKELDTKTILPIKFSLSCVDGSKASFTLNVQAKQVDLNELQNKTKVNFFVGEYDEYNQPKNIGYDSNYFGDINNFDYKKFLNKYIEFNGISILDEDVITQIVENETYNKGKNLEIVIAAKPNQEVQRLKPNSALKLSINSNVDPIDYFAKDEIEVNVFRGTYEEISKKGIKTGDEQGIKALIFEQLMSGNTPYKFLHKLSSDKYAKMTTRLLSSAKLEKTENTKGKIILDMSQFDNVFKGNLTINYKLIEETRISLFEEVYDSKNKKYKKYDIDEAILKNPDEAKIKEAKKQIYNKFSSNFRERVSLEEFTEFTRFSKQKKETGFEKIFKKQFSEYWAGYGKFNGDQEYKLEVLPGSKVLYGHYAKTFWNYINTYDTKNDKGKWEVVVKDQISGLVNQDKWVKQGGGTSGSDFYGYEGGFNDEYTEGLGWWTKSLSNEDQEPKEDNGCVQTGEYNEGFPILKINYLIKQY